The proteins below are encoded in one region of Mya arenaria isolate MELC-2E11 chromosome 15, ASM2691426v1:
- the LOC128220502 gene encoding endoprotease aex-5-like, translated as MYVCPPVFDEALGIDRTWSHTNITGRGVVIGVTDVGIDTENIHLKQNINHNLSFNFVDNHPVTNPTQIWEIIESKKLTSHGNGCAGLISGAKTNQYCDACGVGVAYNSKVADLQIAKITKRFWHYPKFNSATYAAALAHKPDEIHIYSNSWGINKPFHSPMFCEDDVLTEGMKNGRRGLGSVYVFPAGFPGAAFSNHIATVTVACLGFNGAVHEVSKVNSAVLVSVFCNGRSRSDTRMITVGHDSDSCLTEFGGESAGSAIVSGIIALLLEANPELSSRDVKHILIQSSGHMGIEASPEFLQNAAGYMYHPNLGFGYPNATMMVSIGSNWKSLQPLSKKTLEIAKDDLQIRSTYMYERVSYVDTFCDSTQCIDIMEEVVFDANFIYTEQHYMKLWVVSPNGTISTLTETKPVNNQEKSRRRVQAKFRINHFWGENSSGRWRIYISCNISKNDEDAFYDCHIAHGKLFIYGIVQKRNFGYDKDTSHLQAVVNKKQSSTTMVNYSEIKPTTVEKRTQKNVAIFIEVSFLALLLSLLYNFKVL; from the exons ATGTATGTGTGTCCACCCGTTTTCGATGAAGCCCTTGGTATCGACCGGACTTGGTCTCACACAAATATCACGGGAAGGGGTGTGGTCATTGGCGTTACAGACGTTGGAATTGATACAGAGAATATccatcttaaacaaaacatt AATCACAATTTATCTTTCAACTTCGTTGATAATCACCCTGTTACGAATCCAACTCAGATATGGGAAATAATCGAAAGTAAAAAACTAACAAG TCATGGTAATGGATGCGCGGGGCTTATATCTGGTGCAAAAACGAATCAATATTGTGATGCATGTGGAGTTGGTGTCGCATATAATTCAAAAGTGGCAG ATTTGCAAATAGCAAAGATAACGAAAAGGTTCTGGCATTATCCAAAGTTTAATTCGGCAACGTACGCAGCTGCCCTAGCACACAAGCCTGatgaaattcatatttattcaaatagttgGGGTATAAACAAGCCTTTCCACAGTCCAATGTTTTGCGAGGACGACGTTTTGACCGAAggaatgaaaaat GGAAGACGAGGATTGGGGTCAGTTTACGTTTTTCCGGCTGGTTTCCCCGGAGCAGCCTTTTCGAACCATATTGCAACAGTGACAGTGGCCTGCTTAGGATTTAACGGTGCTGTTCATGAAGTTAGTAAGGTCAATTCTGCTGTCCTCGTTTCCGTCTTTTGCAATGGACGTTCTCGTTCGGACACAAGAATg ATAACAGTTGGACATGACAGTGATTCCTGTCTTACTGAATTTGGCGGTGAATCAGCTGGTTCTGCGATTGTGTCAGGAATAATTGCCCTTTTATTGGAAGCAAA TCCCGAGTTGTCAAGTAGAGATGTCAAACATATACTCATACAGTCCTCAGGACACATGGGGATTGAGGCATCACCCGAATTCCTTCAGAATGCGGCAGGATATATGT ATCATCCGAATTTAGGGTTTGGTTATCCAAATGCTACAATGATGGTTTCGATCGGGTCTAACTGGAAATCGTTACAGCCGTTGTCCAAAAAGACCTTAGAGATTGCAAAAGATGATTT ACAAATTAGATCGACATATATGTACGAGCGAGTGTCATATGTTGATACCTTCTGTGACAGCACGCAATGTATTGACATAATGGAAGAGGTAGTTTTTGACGCAAACTTTATTTACACCGAACAACATTACATGAAGTTATGGGTCGTCTCGCCAAATGGCACAATTTCAACTTTGACCGAGACTAAACCAGTGAACAACCAAGAGAAGAGCCGACGACGAGTTCAAGCAAAATTTCGAATCAATCACTTCTGGGGTGAAAATAGTTCTGGGCGTTGGCGTATATACATTTCTTGCAACATCTCGAAGAACGATGAAGATGCAT TTTATGACTGTCACATCGCTCATGGCAAATTGTTCATATACGGTATCGTGCAGAAAAGAAATTTCGGTTACGATAAGGATACAAGCCATCTTCAAGCTGTGgtgaataaaaaacaatcaagtaCGACGATGGTGAACTATTCTGAGATTAAACCAACAACAGTTGAAAAAAGGACGCAGAAAAATGTCGCAATTTTTATCGAAGTTTCATTTCTTGCACTGTTGTTGTCGTTACTATATAACTTTAAAGTGCTGTGA
- the LOC128220187 gene encoding uncharacterized protein LOC128220187, translating into MSDKLLTRLVGFSILLILVVLTAVLCIVWTIPDSKQIDADTEICLQHENKIMKCGETISVLHDVFEKAILSAYAAAEKQEKNQTEKYIQDALKHDVQLMTDYKNTLWDMKPSAKLVGNREQQKHVSGNAAMTTVTCWRHDKDLYYTTGFQRYGIRFQNGRLIVPVSGTYHIYSFLGLTERGVTDEGIPVKSNNTQEIIHTMHKYNVLDTADIEIASNVQSRKNASRGNFNYYTSQIVTLVKLRAGDEISVRINDEALLQHTENNYFGLHLI; encoded by the exons ATGTCGGACAAACTACTTACAAGGTTGGTTGGATTCAGTATATTGTTAATACTGGTTGTTCTTACTGCAGTTCTCTGCATTGTGTGGACTATACCGGACAGTAAGCAGATAGATGCAGATACAGAGATTTGTCtacaacatgaaaacaaaattatgaaatgCGGTGAAACAATTAGTGTGTtacatgatgtttttgaaaag GCTATTTTATCTGCATATGCTGCAGCTGAGAAACAGGAGAAAAATCAAAcagaaaaatacatacaag ATGCCTTAAAACATGACGTTCAGCTGATGACAGACTACAAAAACACATTGTGGGACATGAAACCTTCTGCAAAATTAGTTGGCAACCGtgaacaacaaaaacatgtgtCAG GTAATGCTGCAATGACAACGGTCACATGTTGGCGACACGATAAAGACCTTTATTACACAACAGGATTTCAGAGATACGGAATTAGGTTCCAGAATGGCCGATTAATTGTCCCTGTAAGCGGAACTTACCACATATACTCTTTCCTGGGACTTACAGAACGAGGTGTTACAGACGAAGGAATTCCCGTAAAATCAAACAATACGCAAGAGATAATACATACAATGCATAAGTATAACGTACTTGATACTGCTGATATTGAAATCGCCTCAAATGTACAATCTCGTAAAAACGCCTCGAGAGGTAACTTTAATTATTACACGAGTCAAATAGTGACGTTGGTGAAGCTTCGTGCTGGTGATGAAATATCAGTGAGAATAAACGACGAAGCACTTTTGCAACACACAGAGAACAACTACTTTGGTTTGCATCTAATATGA